The Phyllostomus discolor isolate MPI-MPIP mPhyDis1 chromosome Y, mPhyDis1.pri.v3, whole genome shotgun sequence genome includes a window with the following:
- the LOC114489884 gene encoding zinc finger X-chromosomal protein-like isoform X5 — protein MDEDELELHPQEPNTFFEGIVDDAGKIEQNGSPGMTIDTESEISSCKVDGTCPEVIKVYIFKADSGEDDLGGTVDIVESETENEHRVEVLDQNSSIRVPREKMVYMTVNDSQQEDEDLNVAEIADEVYMEVIVGEEDAAVAAAAAAAVHEQQIDDNEMKTFMPIAWAAAYGNNNSDGIENRNGTASALLHIDESAGLGRLAKQKPKKRRRPDSRQYQTAIIIGPDGHPLTVYPCMICGKKFKSRGFLKRHMKNHPEHLTKKKYHCTDCDYTTNKKISLHNHLESHKLTGKVEKAIECDECGKHFSHTGALFTHRMVHKEKGANKVHKCKFCEYETAEQGLLNRHLLAVHSKNFPHICVECGKGFRHPSELKKHMRIHTGEKPYKCQYCEYRSADSSNLKTHIKTKHSKEVPFKCDICLLTFLDTKEAQQHALIHQESKTHQCVHCDHKSSNSSDLKRHIISVHTKDYPHKCDMCDKGFHRPSELKKHVAAHKGKKMHQCRHCDFKIADPFVLSRHILSIHTKDLPFRCKRCRKGFRQQNELKKHMKTHSGRKVYQCEYCEYSTTDASGFKRHVISIHTKEYPHRCEYCKKGFRRPSEKNQHIIRHHTEVGPP, from the exons tggATGATGCTGGCAAAATAGAGCAGAATGGTTCCCCTGGAATGACCATAGACACAGAGTCAGAAATCAGTTCTTGTAAAGTGGATGGCACTTGCCCTGAAGTCATTAAggtgtacatttttaaagctgattCTGGAGAGGATGACTTAG GTGGCACTGTAGACATTGTGGAGAGTGAAACTGAGAATGAGCATAGAGTTGAAGTACTAGACCAGAATAGCAGTATTCGTGTGCCAAGAGAAAAGATGGTTTATATGACTGTCAATGACTCTCAACAAGAAGATGAAGATTTAA ATGTTGCAGAAATTGCTGATGAAGTGTATATGGAGGTGATTGTAGGAGAGGAGGATGCTGCTgttgcagcagcagctgctgctgctgttcatgaacagcaaattgatgacaatgaaatgaaaacctTCATGCCAATAGCATGGGCAGCAGCTTATG GTAATAATAATTCTGATGGAATTGAAAACCGGAATGGCACTGCAAGTGCCCTCTTGCACATAGATGAATCGGCTGGGCTTGGCAGACTGGctaaacaaaaaccaaagaaaaggagaagaccTGATTCCAGGCAATACCAAACAG caaTAATAATAGGCCCTGATGGACATCCCTTGACTGTCTATCCTTGCATGATTTGTGGGAAAAAGTTTAAATCCAGAGGTTTTTTGAAAAGGCATATGAAAAATCATCCTGAACACCTTACCAAGAAGAAGTACCACTGTACTGACTGTGATTACACTACCAACAAGAAGATAAGTTTGCACAATCATCTGGAGAGCCATAAGCTGACTGGCAAGGTAGAGAAAGCCATTGAATGTGATGAATGTGGGAAGCATTTCTCTCACACTGGGGCTTTGTTTACTCACAGAATGGTGCATAAGGAAAAAGGAGCCAACAAAGTGCACAAGTGTAAATTCTGTGAATATGAAACAGCTGAACAAGGGTTATTGAATCGCCACCTTTTAGCAGTTCATAGCAAGAACTTTCCTCATATTTGTGTGGAATGTGGTAAAGGTTTCCGTCACCCATCAGAGCTCAAAAAACACATGCGAATTCATACAGGGGAGAAGCCATACAAATGCCAGTACTGCGAATATCGGTCTGCAGACTCTTCTAacttaaaaacacacataaaaactaAGCATAGTAAAGAGGTACCATTTAAGTGTGACATTTGTCTTCTGACTTTCTTAGATACCAAAGAGGCACAGCAACATGCACTTATTCACCAGGAAAGCAAAACACACCAGTGTGTGCATTGTGACCACAAGAGTTCCAACTCAAGTGATTTAAAACGACACATAATTTCAGTTCACACAAAGGACTACCCCCATAAGTGTGACATGTGTGATAAAGGCTTTCACAGGCCTTCAGAACTCAAGAAACACGTGGCTGCCCACAAGGGTAAAAAAATGCACCAGTGTAGGCATTGTGACTTTAAGATTGCAGATCCATTTGTTCTGAGTCGCCATATTCTCTCCATTCACACGAAGGATCTTCCCTTCAGGTGTAAGAGGTGTAGAAAGGGATTCAGGCAACAGAATGAGCTAAAAAAGCATATGAAGACACACAGTGGCAGGAAAGTTTATCAGTGTGAATACTGTGAGTATAGCACGACAGATGCCTCAGGCTTTAAACGGCATGTTATTTCCATTCATACTAAAGAGTATCCTCACCGTTGTGAGTACTGCAAGAAAGGGTTCCGAAGACCGTCAGAAAAGAACCAGCACATAATACGGCATCATACAGAAGTGGGCCCACCCTGA